In the genome of Aureimonas sp. OT7, one region contains:
- the cyoD gene encoding cytochrome o ubiquinol oxidase subunit IV, whose product MSDRNHSAHAADGHHHDAAAHGTIRGYMIGFGLSVVLTAIPFLLAMRDFGISPQMTAFVIMGFAVVQIVVHMVYFLHMNTHSEGGWNMLALIFTVVITVIMLAGSLWVMYHLNTNMMPMGEVSNTP is encoded by the coding sequence ATGAGCGATCGCAATCATTCCGCCCACGCCGCCGACGGCCATCACCACGACGCCGCGGCACATGGCACAATCCGCGGCTACATGATCGGCTTCGGGCTCTCGGTCGTCCTGACTGCGATCCCGTTCCTGCTGGCCATGCGCGATTTCGGCATTTCGCCGCAGATGACGGCCTTCGTCATCATGGGGTTCGCCGTCGTGCAGATCGTGGTCCACATGGTCTACTTCCTGCATATGAACACGCATTCCGAAGGCGGCTGGAACATGCTCGCCCTCATATTCACCGTGGTCATCACGGTGATCATGCTGGCCGGCTCGCTATGGGTCATGTACCATCTCAACACCAACATGATGCCGATGGGCGAGGTCAGCAACACGCCGTGA
- the cyoC gene encoding cytochrome o ubiquinol oxidase subunit III, translated as MVNAQTATTADEVVDFYVLEDEHHGESDGGTMLGFWIYLMSDCLIFAVLFACFGVYGRSYAAGPSGADLFDLNLVAIATTMLLLSSLTFGMAMIAMQNARQKAMTAWLGITLVLGLIFLGLELYEFHHLIEIGAGPQRSAFLSAFFTLVGTHGLHVLFGCIWLTVLLVQVGQRGLIAANRRRLMCLSMFWHFLDVVWIGVFSFVYLIGSLS; from the coding sequence ATGGTGAACGCACAAACCGCCACCACCGCCGACGAGGTCGTCGACTTCTACGTCCTTGAGGACGAGCATCACGGCGAGTCCGACGGCGGCACGATGCTGGGCTTCTGGATCTACCTGATGAGCGATTGCCTCATCTTCGCGGTCCTGTTCGCCTGTTTCGGAGTCTATGGCCGGTCCTACGCGGCCGGCCCATCCGGGGCCGACCTGTTCGACCTCAACCTCGTCGCCATCGCCACGACGATGCTGCTTCTGTCGTCCCTCACCTTCGGCATGGCCATGATCGCCATGCAGAACGCGCGCCAGAAGGCGATGACGGCATGGCTCGGCATCACGCTGGTTCTCGGCCTGATCTTCCTGGGGCTGGAACTCTACGAGTTCCACCACCTGATCGAGATCGGCGCCGGCCCGCAACGCAGCGCTTTCCTGTCAGCCTTCTTTACCCTGGTCGGCACGCACGGGCTGCACGTCCTGTTCGGCTGCATCTGGCTCACCGTCCTCCTGGTGCAGGTCGGCCAGCGCGGCCTTATCGCCGCCAACCGCCGCCGCCTGATGTGCCTGTCCATGTTCTGGCACTTCCTCGACGTCGTCTGGATCGGCGTCTTCTCCTTCGTCTACCTGATAGGCTCCCTGTCATGA
- the cyoB gene encoding cytochrome o ubiquinol oxidase subunit I, translated as MESNTGLTELIFGRLSLGAIPYYDPILVTTFAGVAVLGLALLYALTKYRLWGYLWTEWFTSVDHKKIGIMYVILAIVMLLRGFSDALLMRAQQAMAFGANEGFLPPHHYDQIFTAHGVIMIFFVAMPLVTGLMNYVMPLQIGARDVAFPFLNNLSFWLTAAGAALVMVSLFVGEFARTGWLAYPPLSGAAYSPGVGVDYYLWALQIAGIGTTLSGINLIVTIVKMRAKGMGMMQMPIFTWTSLCTNVLIVASFPVLTVVITLLTLDRYVGTNFFTNDLGGNPMMYVNLVWIWGHPEVYILVLPVFGIFSEVVSTYSGKRLFGYVSMVYATVVITILSYLVWLHHFFTMGAGATVNSFFGITTMIISIPTGAKIFNWLFTMYRGRIRFDVPMLWTVGFMVTFTVGGMTGVLLAVPPADFVLHNSLFLVAHFHNVIIGGVVFGLFAGINYWFPKAFGFRLDPFWGKVSFWFWLAGYWFAFTPLYVLGLMGVTRRVNHFDDPSLQIWFVIAAFGAVLIAIGIAAFLVQIYVSIRDREKLKDVTGDPWGGRTLEWATASPPPAYNFAFAPVVYDQDAWWDMKRRGHQRPAKGFMPIHMPRNTGTGIILSGLALVFGFAMVWYIWWLAAVSFAAILIVAIAHTFNYDWDYYIPVDTVAEEENRRTKALAAGA; from the coding sequence ATGGAATCCAATACGGGCCTTACGGAACTGATCTTCGGGCGTCTCAGCCTCGGAGCGATCCCCTATTACGACCCAATCCTGGTGACGACCTTCGCGGGCGTCGCCGTTCTCGGGCTGGCGCTGCTGTACGCCCTGACGAAGTATCGCCTCTGGGGCTATCTGTGGACGGAGTGGTTCACATCGGTCGATCACAAGAAGATCGGCATCATGTACGTGATCCTGGCCATCGTGATGCTGCTTCGGGGCTTCTCGGACGCGCTGCTGATGCGTGCCCAGCAGGCCATGGCCTTCGGGGCCAACGAAGGCTTCCTGCCGCCGCACCATTACGACCAGATCTTCACCGCACACGGCGTCATCATGATCTTCTTCGTCGCCATGCCGCTGGTGACGGGCCTCATGAACTACGTCATGCCGCTGCAGATCGGCGCCCGCGACGTCGCCTTTCCCTTCCTGAACAATCTGTCCTTCTGGCTGACGGCCGCCGGCGCCGCGCTGGTGATGGTGTCGCTGTTCGTCGGCGAGTTCGCCCGCACCGGCTGGCTGGCCTACCCGCCCTTGTCCGGGGCGGCCTACAGTCCCGGCGTCGGCGTGGATTATTACCTCTGGGCGCTACAGATCGCGGGCATCGGAACGACCCTGTCGGGCATCAACCTCATCGTGACCATCGTCAAGATGCGCGCCAAGGGCATGGGCATGATGCAGATGCCCATCTTCACCTGGACGTCGCTGTGCACCAACGTCCTCATCGTCGCGTCCTTCCCGGTGCTCACCGTCGTCATCACGCTTTTGACGCTCGACCGCTATGTCGGCACGAACTTCTTCACGAACGATCTCGGCGGCAATCCGATGATGTACGTGAACCTGGTGTGGATATGGGGTCACCCGGAGGTCTACATCCTCGTCCTGCCGGTGTTCGGCATCTTCTCGGAAGTCGTGTCGACCTATTCCGGCAAGCGTCTCTTCGGCTACGTGTCGATGGTCTACGCCACGGTCGTCATCACCATCCTGTCCTACCTGGTGTGGCTGCACCACTTCTTCACCATGGGCGCCGGCGCAACGGTCAACTCGTTCTTCGGCATCACCACGATGATCATCTCGATCCCGACAGGGGCCAAGATATTCAACTGGCTGTTCACCATGTACCGGGGCCGCATCCGCTTCGACGTGCCGATGCTGTGGACCGTCGGCTTCATGGTCACCTTCACCGTGGGCGGCATGACGGGCGTGCTGCTGGCCGTTCCGCCGGCGGACTTCGTGCTGCACAACTCGCTGTTCCTGGTGGCGCACTTCCACAACGTCATCATCGGCGGCGTCGTCTTCGGCCTTTTCGCCGGGATCAACTACTGGTTCCCCAAGGCGTTCGGTTTCCGCCTGGATCCGTTCTGGGGCAAGGTGAGCTTCTGGTTCTGGCTGGCAGGCTACTGGTTCGCCTTCACGCCGCTCTACGTGCTGGGGCTGATGGGCGTCACCCGCCGCGTCAACCACTTCGACGATCCGTCGTTGCAGATATGGTTCGTCATCGCCGCCTTCGGCGCGGTGCTGATCGCCATCGGCATCGCCGCGTTCCTGGTGCAGATCTATGTCAGCATCCGCGACCGCGAAAAGCTGAAGGACGTGACGGGCGACCCGTGGGGCGGCCGTACGCTGGAGTGGGCAACGGCATCGCCGCCGCCGGCCTACAACTTCGCCTTCGCGCCCGTCGTCTACGATCAGGACGCCTGGTGGGACATGAAGCGGCGCGGCCATCAGCGCCCCGCCAAGGGTTTCATGCCCATCCACATGCCGCGCAACACCGGTACGGGCATCATCCTGTCGGGTCTGGCGCTGGTCTTCGGCTTCGCGATGGTCTGGTACATCTGGTGGCTTGCCGCCGTCAGCTTCGCCGCAATCCTGATTGTCGCCATCGCGCACACCTTCAACTACGACTGGGATTATTACATCCCCGTCGACACGGTGGCCGAGGAAGAAAACCGCCGCACCAAAGCCCTCGCAGCCGGAGCCTGA
- the cyoA gene encoding ubiquinol oxidase subunit II, which yields MPSKPFRLLLLLPLLFLGGCNMIVMNPAGDVASRQASLILWSTGLMLLIIVPVICFTLFFAWRYRAAAKRDDYDPEWNHSTKLEVIIWTAPLLIIIALGAMTWLFTHLLDPYRPLSRIGPDRPVTEETPTITVQVVALDWKWMFIYPELGIATVNELAAPVDTPINFRLTSSSIMNSFYIPAMSGMIYAMPGMQTQLHAVINQEGTYQGIASNYSGPGFSNMHFQFLGLSDGDFDAWVERVRAEGQPLTRERYLEIEQPSELEPVHYFSEVDPGLFQAVLNMCVEPGRMCADEMMHIDMQGGGGIDSLSNMDRLMYDANRVHGTQHGHGASGYAGAGAGDGAEAPGATFPATDRLPRSDETESGDTAPHEGPRGDTPDAGTAAPDQLN from the coding sequence TTGCCTTCGAAACCGTTCCGCCTTCTTCTCCTGTTGCCGCTGCTGTTCCTCGGCGGCTGCAACATGATCGTCATGAACCCGGCCGGTGACGTCGCCTCGCGCCAGGCAAGCCTGATCCTCTGGTCGACTGGCCTGATGCTCCTGATCATCGTGCCGGTGATCTGCTTCACTTTGTTCTTCGCGTGGCGCTATCGCGCTGCCGCGAAGCGCGACGACTACGACCCGGAATGGAACCACTCCACCAAGCTCGAAGTCATCATCTGGACGGCACCCCTGCTCATCATCATCGCACTCGGCGCGATGACCTGGCTGTTTACCCATCTGCTCGATCCCTACCGTCCGCTCAGCCGCATCGGGCCGGATCGCCCGGTGACGGAAGAGACCCCGACGATCACCGTCCAGGTGGTCGCGCTGGACTGGAAATGGATGTTCATCTACCCCGAGCTCGGCATAGCGACCGTCAATGAGCTCGCGGCGCCGGTGGATACGCCGATCAACTTCCGGCTGACCTCCTCGTCCATCATGAACTCCTTCTACATCCCGGCGATGTCGGGCATGATCTACGCCATGCCGGGCATGCAGACGCAGCTTCACGCCGTCATCAACCAGGAGGGGACCTACCAGGGCATCGCCTCCAACTATTCCGGCCCCGGCTTCTCCAACATGCATTTCCAGTTCCTGGGCCTGTCGGACGGCGATTTCGACGCCTGGGTCGAGCGGGTGCGCGCCGAAGGCCAGCCGCTGACGCGAGAGCGCTATCTTGAGATCGAGCAACCCAGCGAGCTCGAGCCGGTCCATTACTTCTCGGAAGTGGACCCCGGCCTGTTCCAGGCGGTCCTGAACATGTGCGTCGAGCCCGGCCGCATGTGCGCCGACGAGATGATGCACATCGACATGCAGGGCGGCGGCGGCATCGACAGCCTCAGCAACATGGACCGGCTGATGTACGATGCCAACCGCGTCCACGGCACGCAGCACGGCCACGGCGCATCCGGCTATGCCGGGGCGGGCGCGGGCGACGGTGCCGAGGCGCCCGGCGCCACCTTCCCCGCCACCGACCGCCTGCCGCGCTCGGACGAAACGGAAAGCGGCGATACCGCACCGCATGAAGGCCCGCGCGGCGACACCCCGGACGCGGGTACGGCCGCACCGGACCAGCTCAACTAA
- a CDS encoding MFS transporter: MSSTTAQTGSSTQTERHARQASGGKDHGSRVSPGEMALAVIIGRSSEAFDFFVFGIACVLVFPAIVFPFADPVVGTVYSFAVFSLAFIARPIGSILFMAIDREHGRSTKLTIALFLLGGSTAAIAFLPGYETIGEYAIAALILFRLGQGFALGGAYDGLASLLALNAPERHRAWYAMMPQLGAPIGFIVASGLFAFFYLNLSEGDFLGWGWRYPFFVAFTINVVALFAKLRLIATPEYEELYESTHLAPTRVSKLVESRGTEVIVGAFVPLASFALFHLVTIFPISYIELYSNRSIGEFLLTQLAGAAIALVCVMASGSIADRVGRRKHLGYCAAAIAVFSVATPFLFAAGYPGQTAFILIGFALQGLSHGQAAGAVASNFNNYDRYTGSAITSDLSWLIGAGFAPLVALLLTSRFGVGAIGLYLMSGAICTLAALWFNRNRRANEMSGPSPDGA; encoded by the coding sequence ATGAGCTCGACTACCGCGCAGACGGGTTCATCGACGCAGACGGAACGTCATGCGCGGCAGGCTTCCGGGGGCAAGGACCACGGGTCGCGCGTCTCACCCGGCGAAATGGCGCTCGCCGTCATCATCGGCCGCTCGTCCGAGGCGTTCGACTTCTTCGTCTTCGGCATCGCCTGCGTGCTCGTGTTTCCGGCCATCGTGTTCCCCTTCGCCGATCCGGTGGTGGGCACGGTCTACTCCTTCGCCGTGTTCAGCCTTGCCTTCATCGCCCGTCCGATCGGCTCCATTCTGTTCATGGCGATCGACCGCGAGCATGGGCGCAGCACCAAGCTGACCATCGCGCTGTTCCTTCTCGGCGGCTCCACCGCCGCCATCGCGTTCCTGCCGGGCTACGAGACGATCGGCGAATACGCGATCGCCGCGCTGATCCTGTTCCGGCTGGGGCAGGGCTTTGCGCTCGGCGGCGCCTATGACGGGCTTGCGTCCCTTCTCGCGCTCAACGCACCGGAGCGCCATCGCGCCTGGTACGCGATGATGCCGCAGCTCGGCGCGCCCATCGGCTTCATCGTCGCCAGCGGCCTGTTCGCCTTTTTCTATCTCAACCTGTCGGAGGGCGATTTCCTGGGGTGGGGATGGCGCTATCCGTTCTTCGTCGCCTTCACCATCAATGTGGTGGCGCTGTTCGCCAAGCTGCGCCTGATCGCGACGCCCGAATACGAGGAACTCTACGAGAGCACGCACCTTGCGCCCACGCGCGTATCCAAGCTGGTGGAGAGCCGGGGAACGGAAGTCATCGTCGGCGCCTTCGTGCCATTGGCCAGCTTCGCGCTTTTCCACCTCGTGACGATCTTCCCGATCTCCTACATCGAGCTCTATTCCAACCGATCCATCGGTGAGTTCCTCCTGACGCAGCTTGCCGGCGCGGCCATCGCCCTCGTCTGTGTGATGGCGTCCGGATCGATCGCCGACCGCGTCGGCCGCCGCAAGCATCTCGGCTATTGCGCCGCGGCCATCGCGGTCTTCAGCGTGGCAACGCCATTCCTGTTCGCAGCCGGCTATCCCGGCCAGACGGCCTTTATCCTGATCGGCTTCGCCTTGCAGGGCCTGTCGCACGGGCAGGCTGCCGGTGCGGTCGCATCCAACTTCAACAACTACGACCGCTACACGGGTTCGGCCATCACATCCGACCTGTCATGGCTGATCGGCGCCGGTTTTGCGCCGCTCGTCGCGCTGCTTCTGACGTCACGGTTCGGCGTCGGCGCCATTGGCCTGTATCTGATGTCCGGCGCGATCTGTACGCTTGCAGCCCTGTGGTTCAACCGCAACCGCCGCGCCAACGAAATGTCCGGGCCTTCGCCCGACGGCGCCTGA
- a CDS encoding response regulator transcription factor, which yields MSKGSLLIVEDDMALAKALKRSFERREYQVAHVADYDAMEQFLAGASPDFAVVDLKLVGRSGLDCVKRLHAHDPDMRIVVLTGFASIATAVEAVKLGASHYLPKPANTDDIELAFDRDEGDASIAVDGRPTSLKNLEWERIHQTLVEADFNISETARRLGMHRRTLARKLEKRQVR from the coding sequence GTGTCCAAGGGCTCATTACTCATCGTCGAGGATGACATGGCGCTGGCAAAGGCGCTCAAACGCTCTTTCGAGCGGCGGGAATACCAGGTGGCGCATGTTGCCGATTATGATGCCATGGAGCAGTTTCTGGCCGGGGCATCGCCCGATTTCGCGGTCGTCGACCTGAAGCTCGTCGGCCGGTCCGGCCTCGATTGCGTCAAGCGCCTGCATGCGCACGACCCCGATATGCGCATCGTGGTCCTGACGGGTTTTGCCAGCATCGCCACCGCCGTCGAGGCGGTGAAGCTCGGCGCGAGCCATTACCTGCCGAAGCCCGCGAATACCGACGACATCGAGCTCGCCTTCGACCGCGACGAGGGCGATGCCAGCATTGCCGTGGACGGACGCCCGACATCGTTGAAAAACCTGGAATGGGAGCGCATCCACCAGACCCTGGTGGAAGCCGATTTCAACATCTCGGAAACGGCGCGGCGCCTTGGCATGCATCGCCGCACGCTGGCGCGCAAACTGGAAAAGCGGCAGGTCCGCTGA